In Leptospira brenneri, the following are encoded in one genomic region:
- a CDS encoding ferredoxin family protein — translation MAYVVTEICVDCKYTSCAAVCPVEAFHEAPDTLYIDPDTCIDCNACQYECPIDAIFPDYDVPEKHKPSIEINAKEATKYPVIVTTKPPLKGAKCSDSSK, via the coding sequence ATGGCTTATGTTGTAACTGAAATTTGCGTTGATTGTAAATACACAAGTTGTGCAGCAGTTTGTCCGGTGGAAGCTTTTCATGAAGCTCCGGACACTTTGTACATCGATCCAGATACTTGTATTGATTGTAATGCTTGTCAATATGAATGCCCGATTGATGCGATTTTTCCTGACTATGACGTTCCGGAAAAACACAAACCTTCAATTGAGATTAACGCAAAAGAAGCAACCAAATACCCTGTCATTGTCACTACGAAACCACCTCTGAAAGGTGCGAAGTGTTCTGACTCGAGTAAATAA
- the ahcY gene encoding adenosylhomocysteinase, which yields MSTATETKSERLPFKVKDISLAEWGREEIILAEKEMPGLMALRKEFGTSKPLKGARICGSLHMTIQTAVLIETLAALGADIRWSSCNIFSTQDHAAAAIAKAGIPVFAWKGETEEEYWWCIEQTLFFDGGKGPNMILDDGHDLTHYIHEKYPQLLVDIKGVSEETTTGVIALHKKLKAGTLKIPAINVNDSVTKSKFDNLYGCRESLADGIKRATDVMLAGKVALVCGYGDVGKGSAASLRNFGARVIVTEIDPICALQAVMEGYQVLRVEDVIENADIIVTATGNDDIISLEHMKAMKDGAILCNIGHFDTEIQMSRLNSEKGVTKKEIKPQVDKYTFPNGRSIIVLAEGRLVNLGCATGHPSFVMSSSFTNQVLAQIELYTTKYELGVYRLPKHLDEKVAALHLEQLGVRLTTLTQKQADYISVPLEGPYKPDHYRY from the coding sequence ATGTCCACAGCAACTGAAACAAAATCGGAAAGATTGCCATTTAAAGTGAAGGATATCTCTCTTGCAGAATGGGGAAGAGAAGAGATCATTTTGGCAGAAAAAGAAATGCCGGGCCTTATGGCTCTTCGTAAAGAATTCGGAACTTCTAAGCCACTCAAAGGTGCTAGAATTTGCGGATCTCTTCACATGACAATCCAAACAGCGGTTCTAATTGAAACCTTGGCTGCATTAGGTGCTGACATTCGTTGGTCCTCTTGTAACATTTTTTCAACACAAGACCATGCGGCGGCGGCCATTGCAAAAGCAGGAATTCCTGTATTTGCTTGGAAAGGTGAAACAGAAGAAGAGTATTGGTGGTGTATTGAACAAACACTATTTTTTGACGGTGGAAAAGGACCAAACATGATCCTTGATGATGGTCATGATCTAACTCACTACATTCACGAAAAATACCCACAACTGCTTGTGGACATCAAAGGTGTTTCTGAAGAAACAACTACAGGTGTAATCGCTCTTCATAAAAAATTAAAAGCGGGAACTTTGAAAATCCCTGCAATCAATGTAAACGACTCAGTTACAAAATCTAAGTTTGATAACCTTTATGGTTGTCGCGAGTCTCTTGCAGACGGAATCAAACGTGCCACTGACGTGATGCTTGCTGGTAAAGTGGCTCTTGTTTGCGGATACGGAGACGTAGGAAAAGGTTCTGCTGCCTCTCTTCGTAATTTTGGTGCACGAGTGATTGTCACTGAAATCGATCCAATTTGTGCTCTCCAAGCTGTGATGGAAGGTTACCAAGTTCTTAGAGTGGAAGACGTGATTGAAAATGCAGACATCATTGTGACTGCAACAGGAAATGACGACATCATCTCTCTTGAACATATGAAGGCGATGAAAGACGGTGCCATCCTTTGTAATATTGGTCACTTTGATACAGAAATTCAAATGTCTCGTTTGAACTCTGAAAAAGGTGTCACTAAAAAAGAAATCAAACCACAAGTGGACAAATATACTTTCCCTAATGGAAGATCCATCATCGTTCTTGCAGAAGGTCGATTGGTTAACCTCGGTTGTGCGACTGGTCACCCATCGTTTGTCATGTCTAGTTCTTTCACAAACCAAGTTTTGGCTCAGATCGAACTTTATACTACAAAGTATGAGTTGGGTGTTTACAGACTTCCAAAACATTTGGATGAAAAAGTGGCAGCACTTCATTTGGAGCAGTTAGGAGTTCGTTTGACAACGCTTACTCAAAAACAAGCTGATTATATCAGTGTTCCACTCGAAGGTCCGTACAAACCAGACCACTACCGATACTAA
- a CDS encoding methyl-accepting chemotaxis protein — protein MNLYKRYSRAFFFASQVFSLGIVVPIGIALILFYVDLSPLQVKTFIGSTIAAALVSLLLPAFIFPKRLKEIKQGLVDLESQTEKSTQTYVNVWNLIARTPVTGALVGASQWILALPIVVGPMLYLPETSKSDSFYIVCVLFLTAILNVIFSFILLERASHLVLEDDSFQVTFKEQISPYYRNLRNTVPIMFSLMVMVLAIFVLIYAFNVNAKTLEKAFSNQLYNFNQSNEAGIHVYFESVESNLKELVALPVVKTALETKNYKLAEPVLAKVTGDSRLLLENTFLASFDEGTPIVAAGLPNGASVGYKLGSNPEVLENINAAKEGKLHVGVAVKSPINGDIVIMVTSPVKNANGAVIGMAGMPFLVGKAMESFLKKVKIGTTGYSFLLDKESKMVYHPNPKYLMHSFKNSEFETLAKEAGETDSFRNPWEGSTFLLRRKVSEKYGLQFFSTIDIKEIEVESLTALRGLTVINIAGAIFIAISIYLFFSARFKPMKTIGKILHNIEVGDLRHNVQMESSDEFARLARGLNATLRQISEVVGSNQVFSEDLASSAEEMSASLNMLSSNAQTQAASAEEISASIEEISAAVQNVDAQAEDQFRKVDFLKLKMAELSNLIEATGRQVGKASQDVTLISEEARSGQTSLDSMRNSITKISNSSEEIGSVIEIINNISEQINLLALNAAIEAARAGVYGRGFAVVADEIGKLAEKTAFSIKDIGELIQANEKEIESGRENIETTISLIQRIIQGVSSFNEMTDSIEASTKEQLIINQKVGEEVDKVNQISQSIRLSMEEQKNAIGEVAQAIFSINDLTQGTAAGLEEMTATSNGIANLAETLKKKINFFKIS, from the coding sequence ATGAATTTATACAAACGCTACTCCCGGGCTTTCTTTTTCGCTTCTCAAGTTTTCTCTTTGGGGATTGTGGTTCCGATTGGAATTGCTCTAATTTTGTTCTATGTCGACCTGAGTCCCTTACAAGTAAAAACCTTCATCGGTTCTACAATCGCAGCGGCTCTAGTCAGTTTATTACTTCCTGCCTTCATTTTCCCTAAGAGGCTTAAGGAAATTAAGCAAGGGTTAGTGGATCTTGAGTCCCAAACAGAAAAGAGCACACAAACTTATGTGAACGTTTGGAACCTAATTGCAAGAACACCTGTGACTGGTGCTTTGGTCGGTGCGTCCCAATGGATTTTAGCCCTTCCTATTGTTGTTGGTCCTATGCTTTATCTTCCGGAAACCAGCAAATCGGATTCGTTTTATATTGTTTGTGTATTGTTTTTAACTGCCATTCTCAATGTTATCTTTTCCTTTATTCTTTTAGAAAGAGCTTCTCATTTAGTATTAGAAGATGATAGTTTCCAGGTAACATTTAAAGAACAGATTTCTCCTTATTACCGAAACCTAAGGAATACAGTTCCTATTATGTTTTCTCTTATGGTTATGGTCCTTGCCATTTTTGTTCTGATTTATGCATTCAATGTCAATGCAAAGACTTTAGAAAAAGCTTTTTCGAATCAGTTGTACAACTTCAATCAAAGTAACGAAGCTGGAATCCATGTTTATTTTGAGTCGGTGGAAAGTAATTTAAAGGAATTAGTTGCTTTGCCTGTGGTAAAAACAGCACTCGAAACCAAAAATTATAAATTAGCAGAACCGGTTTTAGCAAAGGTTACTGGAGATTCAAGGCTTCTTTTAGAAAATACTTTCCTTGCTTCTTTCGATGAAGGAACCCCCATTGTTGCCGCAGGACTTCCCAATGGAGCAAGTGTTGGTTATAAATTAGGGTCCAATCCTGAGGTTCTTGAAAATATCAATGCTGCAAAAGAAGGTAAACTCCATGTAGGAGTTGCTGTAAAATCTCCGATTAACGGAGATATTGTGATTATGGTCACAAGCCCAGTTAAAAATGCCAATGGAGCTGTGATTGGTATGGCCGGGATGCCCTTTCTCGTCGGTAAAGCCATGGAGTCCTTTCTAAAGAAGGTTAAAATTGGAACCACAGGGTATTCCTTTTTATTAGATAAAGAATCTAAGATGGTCTATCATCCAAATCCTAAGTATCTAATGCATAGTTTTAAAAATTCTGAATTTGAGACTTTGGCAAAAGAAGCTGGCGAAACAGATTCCTTTAGAAATCCTTGGGAAGGTTCTACTTTTTTACTGCGAAGAAAGGTGAGTGAAAAATACGGCCTACAGTTCTTTTCTACAATTGATATCAAAGAAATTGAAGTAGAGAGCCTAACGGCACTTAGGGGACTTACTGTGATTAACATTGCTGGTGCTATCTTTATTGCGATCTCCATTTATCTTTTCTTCAGTGCTAGGTTTAAACCTATGAAAACGATTGGTAAGATTTTACATAATATTGAAGTGGGAGACCTTCGCCATAATGTACAAATGGAATCTTCTGATGAATTCGCAAGACTTGCTCGTGGACTGAATGCTACCTTGAGACAAATTTCTGAAGTTGTGGGATCCAACCAAGTTTTTTCGGAAGACCTTGCCTCTTCCGCAGAAGAAATGTCAGCATCACTCAATATGTTGTCATCTAATGCACAAACACAGGCTGCTTCTGCCGAAGAGATATCTGCCTCAATTGAAGAAATCTCTGCCGCAGTCCAAAACGTGGATGCACAGGCCGAAGATCAGTTCCGCAAAGTGGACTTCCTAAAATTAAAAATGGCAGAACTTTCCAATTTGATTGAAGCTACTGGACGACAAGTGGGTAAGGCATCTCAAGATGTAACCCTCATTTCAGAAGAAGCTAGATCTGGTCAGACTTCTTTGGATTCGATGAGAAATTCCATCACCAAAATCAGTAACAGTTCGGAAGAAATTGGTAGTGTGATCGAAATCATTAACAATATTTCGGAACAAATCAACTTACTTGCATTAAACGCTGCAATTGAGGCCGCACGTGCTGGTGTGTATGGGCGTGGGTTTGCGGTTGTAGCAGATGAGATTGGAAAACTCGCAGAAAAAACCGCTTTTTCCATCAAAGACATTGGAGAGCTCATCCAGGCCAATGAAAAAGAAATTGAAAGTGGAAGAGAGAATATCGAAACCACAATTTCTCTCATCCAAAGAATCATCCAAGGTGTGAGTTCGTTCAATGAAATGACTGATTCCATCGAAGCGAGTACCAAAGAACAGCTCATCATCAACCAAAAGGTCGGGGAAGAGGTGGATAAGGTGAACCAAATCAGTCAGTCCATCCGACTTTCGATGGAAGAACAAAAAAACGCGATTGGAGAAGTGGCTCAGGCCATTTTCAGCATCAACGATTTGACCCAAGGAACAGCCGCAGGCTTAGAAGAGATGACTGCTACGTCCAACGGGATCGCAAATTTGGCAGAAACGCTTAAAAAGAAGATCAATTTCTTTAAAATCTCCTAG
- a CDS encoding ArsR/SmtB family transcription factor, whose translation MATETLSQSRPSGHLLAATKAISDETRIRILHILSFGAFSVNEVVEILGMGQSRISRHLKILTEAGLIGSRREGSLVYSFLPEEEDTDLKFPLELTKLLLSYKEDLPSRERDQKMVHQILETREKKSKSFFDGIAGSWEKLQEETLHPKLYRSWILQELPNCENVLDLGCGPGGLIPFLLNKAKHVTGVDNSSKMIENASSHYGKNPSVSLIQTPMEHLPLATNSCDAVVASMVMHHISHPPTVLEEVARVLKPGGVLCIVDLGKHNAEFMRDNFADLWLGFEPELFESWLSNAGFCVGSMNEIQTESSFKILTIKATKEEGGHYVHSN comes from the coding sequence ATGGCAACAGAAACCCTTTCCCAATCTAGGCCTTCCGGCCACCTCCTTGCCGCCACCAAAGCGATTTCCGATGAAACTCGGATTCGGATCCTTCATATCCTGAGTTTTGGGGCTTTTTCTGTGAATGAGGTGGTGGAAATTTTGGGTATGGGCCAGTCGAGGATTTCTCGGCATTTAAAGATTCTCACGGAAGCCGGCCTGATTGGATCTCGAAGGGAAGGAAGTTTGGTTTATAGTTTTCTTCCGGAAGAGGAAGATACAGACTTAAAGTTTCCTCTAGAGCTCACCAAACTATTGTTATCATATAAAGAAGATCTCCCCTCTAGAGAAAGGGACCAAAAGATGGTGCATCAAATTCTGGAAACCAGGGAAAAGAAATCAAAATCCTTTTTTGATGGGATTGCGGGGAGTTGGGAAAAATTACAGGAAGAGACCTTACATCCTAAACTTTACCGGTCTTGGATTTTACAAGAACTCCCGAATTGTGAAAATGTTTTGGATTTAGGCTGTGGGCCTGGTGGGCTCATCCCTTTTCTCTTAAACAAGGCCAAACATGTTACAGGAGTTGATAATTCCTCAAAAATGATTGAGAACGCATCTTCTCATTATGGAAAAAACCCAAGTGTTAGCCTCATCCAAACACCAATGGAACATTTGCCGCTAGCAACTAATTCTTGTGATGCGGTTGTGGCATCTATGGTAATGCATCATATCTCTCATCCACCAACAGTACTGGAAGAAGTGGCACGGGTATTAAAACCTGGTGGGGTTTTATGTATTGTTGATTTAGGAAAACACAACGCGGAGTTTATGCGTGATAATTTTGCAGACCTTTGGCTTGGATTTGAACCCGAGTTATTTGAGTCTTGGTTGTCCAATGCAGGTTTTTGCGTAGGATCTATGAATGAGATCCAAACAGAATCAAGTTTTAAAATTTTAACGATCAAAGCAACAAAGGAAGAAGGAGGACACTATGTCCACAGCAACTGA
- a CDS encoding Lsa36 family surface (lipo)protein, which yields MNLRNLLLLLVFVTTVSQSELYAQFTCEGSACGFLPPTLTEAGNGSLKKFETGYLNEVLKTNLEAGFLANIGASNIGTGTVRRIQFGVSASAAGYKKDDIQIQDSYIKYPKLPNVGGAVIPSFHLDLNPGWLLGTEEGGYIRRIGIFLHGMNVAVTEDQIQSASNNKNYEGRIAVRSYGGMLRYQLVEKEGFLMNLITWNGINVGVGHHVMEQNMSLSYLEGKAAQIEFQGVKGKWGGDTNFVFNTKVQTTNVDLRTGLGVFWIANVIVGGGYSWNSGSNSASLSRRGPFLITLNDSLPMEIPREYQAALDKELLAQNPNATLGFRASGESNSKRGIGYGIVGLELDLFLVKVIAEGLYGGKDLYSANLGVKLSF from the coding sequence ATGAACTTACGAAATCTGCTACTTCTCCTCGTATTTGTCACAACAGTATCCCAATCGGAGCTGTATGCGCAATTTACTTGTGAAGGATCGGCCTGTGGTTTTTTACCGCCAACGCTGACAGAAGCTGGGAATGGTTCCCTTAAAAAATTTGAAACTGGTTATTTAAATGAAGTACTCAAAACCAATTTAGAAGCGGGTTTTCTCGCTAATATAGGTGCAAGTAATATTGGTACAGGAACTGTAAGACGGATTCAATTTGGCGTCAGTGCCTCTGCTGCCGGATATAAAAAAGATGACATCCAAATTCAAGATTCTTATATCAAATATCCAAAACTTCCAAACGTGGGGGGAGCTGTCATTCCTTCCTTTCATTTGGATTTGAATCCAGGTTGGTTACTAGGTACAGAAGAAGGTGGCTACATTCGTAGAATTGGAATTTTCCTACATGGTATGAATGTTGCTGTGACAGAAGACCAAATTCAGTCAGCTTCTAATAATAAAAATTATGAAGGCCGTATCGCCGTACGCTCGTATGGTGGGATGCTTCGTTACCAACTGGTAGAAAAAGAAGGTTTTTTAATGAACCTCATCACTTGGAATGGAATCAATGTTGGTGTGGGTCATCATGTAATGGAACAAAATATGAGCCTCAGTTACTTGGAAGGGAAGGCGGCTCAAATTGAATTCCAAGGTGTGAAAGGAAAGTGGGGTGGAGATACCAACTTTGTTTTCAATACAAAAGTCCAAACTACAAATGTAGATTTACGTACGGGTCTTGGTGTATTCTGGATCGCGAACGTCATTGTGGGTGGAGGTTATAGTTGGAATTCGGGAAGTAATTCCGCTTCTCTTTCTAGACGAGGCCCTTTTCTCATCACTCTTAACGATTCACTACCTATGGAAATTCCTCGTGAGTACCAAGCAGCTCTTGATAAGGAACTTCTTGCCCAAAATCCAAATGCCACTCTGGGATTTCGTGCTTCCGGTGAATCCAACTCCAAACGTGGAATTGGCTACGGCATTGTAGGATTAGAACTAGATCTTTTCCTCGTGAAAGTCATTGCAGAAGGTTTATATGGTGGCAAAGATCTCTACTCTGCAAATCTAGGAGTGAAATTATCCTTTTAG
- the metH gene encoding methionine synthase, translated as MKFEYTNPSSKALLKLMNERILVLDGAMGTMIQRHSLEEDDFRGDRFKDWPLSIKGNNDVLAITRPDIIESVHLEYLEAGADIIETNTFSSNVVSQADYKMESAVRDLNLAAVACAKNAVTKFKEKTGKTDVFIAGSIGPTVKTASLSPDVNNPAFRAVTFDELVDCFYEQVSALLDGGVDLLLPETNIDTLNLKACIYAIEKVFEERKIRIPVILSVTITDASGRTLSGQTGEAFYVSIKHAKALAVGINCALGAGEMRPYIEELSRVADCYVSCYPNAGLPNAFGGYDQTPEEFGGWMKNFAESGFLNIVGGCCGTTPAHIRAAKEAVSSIAPRPLKEQPQLSTFAGLEPLKLTKDQGFINVGERNNVTGSPKFKKLILDGNFEEAVQVALQQVQAGANIIDINFDEALLDGEASMTKFLNLIAGEPDIARVPFMVDSSKWSVLLAGLKCIQGKPIVNSISLKEGEEIFLDHARTIQRFGAAAIVMAFDEQGQAATKDDKIRICKRAYDLLVEKLDFDPTDIIFDPNILTVGTGIEEHNNYAMDFIEATREIKRICPGAKVSGGLSNISFSFRGNNPVREAMHSVFLYHAIQAGMDMAIVNAGMLEVYEQIPKDLLELVEDVLLNRRPDATERLIDAAASFHGEAKVQKKDDAWRSGSVEERLTHALVKGIDEFVTQDTEEARTSFARPLEVIEGPLMNGMKVVGELFGAGKMFLPQVVKSARVMKKAVAYLLPFMEEEKRNQKDESKQAKFLIATVKGDVHDIGKNIVGVVLACNNYEVIDLGVMVPCEKILETAKKENVAAIGLSGLITPSLDEMVYVAKEMERQGFQVPLLIGGATTSPAHTAVKIAEQYSKPVLHVMDASRVVNVMNSALNPQTAVDYAKSIVEEQSRIREEFYSRENERNILPIKDAIKNKFHADWDSYTPPKPSFTGVRKIEDVTLKDLLPYIDWSPFFLAWELKGRFPQILKDPVIGKEATSLYNDAQIILKEMLENPTLKPRAVVGMFPAVSHGEVVEIFEDETKTKSLGTYPMLRQQTVKMTNQPNYSLADFIAPQDKKKDDYIGYFAVTAGHGIEELARTYEAKQDDYNAILVKALADRFAEAFAEYMHHRTREDWGFGKDENLTKEDLIREKYRGIRPAPGYPACPDHTEKKKIWKLLDVEKNAGIQLTESCAMWPASSVSGYYFSHPEARYFAIGKINEDQVVNYTKDKEMEISEVERWLSPILNYDPSRKSKS; from the coding sequence ATGAAATTTGAATATACCAATCCTTCTTCAAAAGCTCTTTTAAAATTAATGAACGAGAGAATCCTCGTTCTGGATGGTGCTATGGGTACCATGATCCAAAGACATTCTTTGGAAGAGGACGATTTCAGAGGAGATCGTTTTAAGGATTGGCCACTTTCCATCAAAGGAAATAACGACGTGTTGGCGATCACTCGTCCAGACATCATTGAATCCGTCCACTTGGAATACTTGGAAGCCGGTGCAGACATCATAGAAACAAACACCTTTAGTTCGAATGTTGTTTCCCAAGCAGATTATAAAATGGAGTCAGCGGTTCGTGATCTAAATCTTGCTGCTGTGGCTTGCGCCAAAAATGCAGTAACCAAATTTAAAGAAAAAACGGGAAAAACGGATGTATTCATTGCGGGTTCCATTGGCCCAACAGTCAAAACCGCCTCTCTTTCTCCTGACGTAAACAATCCGGCTTTTCGTGCAGTCACCTTTGATGAGTTAGTGGATTGTTTTTATGAACAAGTTTCGGCCCTTCTGGATGGAGGAGTGGATTTACTTTTACCAGAAACCAATATTGATACTTTGAATTTGAAAGCATGTATCTATGCGATTGAAAAAGTATTCGAAGAACGTAAAATTCGCATTCCTGTGATTCTTTCTGTAACCATTACAGATGCCTCTGGAAGAACTTTATCTGGTCAAACAGGGGAAGCCTTTTATGTTTCGATCAAACACGCCAAAGCACTTGCCGTTGGCATCAACTGTGCGTTAGGTGCAGGTGAGATGCGCCCTTATATCGAGGAACTTTCCCGAGTGGCGGATTGTTACGTATCTTGTTATCCGAATGCAGGACTACCGAATGCATTTGGTGGGTATGACCAAACACCAGAAGAGTTTGGTGGTTGGATGAAAAATTTTGCGGAATCAGGATTTCTCAATATTGTGGGTGGGTGTTGTGGGACCACTCCTGCTCATATCAGAGCTGCCAAAGAAGCAGTATCATCGATTGCCCCACGTCCACTCAAAGAACAACCTCAGCTCAGTACGTTCGCTGGCCTTGAACCACTCAAACTCACCAAAGACCAAGGATTTATCAATGTGGGGGAAAGAAATAACGTCACAGGATCCCCTAAATTCAAAAAACTCATCTTAGATGGAAACTTTGAAGAAGCGGTGCAGGTGGCTCTCCAACAAGTCCAAGCTGGTGCCAATATCATTGATATCAATTTTGATGAAGCCCTCCTTGACGGCGAAGCATCCATGACTAAGTTTTTAAACTTAATTGCTGGAGAACCTGACATTGCACGGGTTCCCTTTATGGTGGATTCTTCTAAGTGGTCAGTTTTACTTGCTGGTTTAAAATGCATCCAGGGAAAACCGATTGTTAACTCGATTTCTCTCAAAGAAGGAGAAGAAATATTTTTAGATCACGCCCGCACCATACAAAGATTTGGTGCCGCTGCCATAGTAATGGCTTTTGATGAACAAGGCCAGGCGGCAACGAAAGATGATAAAATTCGTATCTGCAAACGGGCTTATGACCTACTAGTCGAAAAATTAGATTTTGATCCAACTGATATTATCTTTGATCCGAATATCCTGACCGTTGGTACAGGGATTGAAGAACACAATAATTATGCGATGGATTTTATTGAAGCCACTCGTGAAATCAAACGAATTTGTCCTGGTGCTAAAGTCTCTGGGGGATTAAGTAATATTTCTTTTTCTTTTCGAGGGAACAATCCGGTTCGTGAAGCCATGCACTCTGTTTTTTTATACCATGCCATCCAAGCAGGGATGGATATGGCCATTGTCAATGCAGGGATGTTAGAAGTTTACGAACAAATTCCGAAAGATCTTCTTGAACTAGTGGAAGATGTCCTTCTCAACCGTCGTCCTGATGCTACAGAACGTTTGATCGATGCGGCTGCCAGTTTCCACGGTGAGGCGAAAGTCCAAAAGAAAGATGATGCCTGGAGGAGTGGGTCTGTAGAAGAACGCCTAACACACGCTCTTGTGAAAGGGATTGATGAATTTGTCACTCAAGATACAGAAGAAGCCCGGACTAGTTTTGCAAGACCCCTAGAAGTGATCGAAGGTCCACTCATGAATGGAATGAAGGTGGTAGGGGAACTATTTGGAGCTGGAAAGATGTTCCTTCCCCAAGTCGTAAAAAGTGCAAGGGTGATGAAAAAGGCCGTGGCTTATTTACTTCCCTTTATGGAAGAAGAGAAACGTAATCAAAAAGATGAAAGTAAACAGGCTAAATTCCTCATTGCAACGGTAAAAGGCGATGTCCATGATATTGGGAAAAATATTGTGGGAGTAGTTCTTGCATGTAATAACTATGAGGTGATTGACCTTGGGGTCATGGTCCCTTGTGAGAAGATTTTAGAAACTGCTAAAAAAGAAAATGTCGCAGCCATTGGTCTGTCGGGGTTAATCACACCTTCTCTCGATGAAATGGTTTATGTGGCCAAAGAAATGGAACGCCAAGGATTCCAAGTTCCACTTCTCATTGGTGGTGCTACTACTTCTCCAGCACATACAGCGGTGAAAATTGCCGAACAGTATTCGAAACCAGTCCTTCATGTGATGGACGCTTCTCGTGTTGTGAATGTGATGAATAGTGCCTTAAATCCGCAAACTGCCGTGGACTATGCTAAATCGATTGTGGAAGAACAGTCTAGAATTCGTGAAGAGTTTTATTCCAGAGAAAATGAAAGGAATATCCTCCCGATAAAAGATGCGATCAAAAATAAATTCCATGCTGATTGGGATTCTTATACTCCGCCAAAACCAAGTTTTACGGGGGTTAGAAAAATTGAAGACGTAACCTTGAAGGATTTACTTCCCTATATCGATTGGTCCCCATTCTTTTTGGCTTGGGAACTAAAAGGTCGATTCCCTCAAATTTTAAAAGATCCAGTCATCGGAAAGGAAGCCACTTCTCTTTATAATGATGCACAAATCATTCTCAAAGAGATGTTGGAAAATCCCACTCTCAAACCTAGAGCCGTTGTGGGGATGTTCCCAGCTGTTTCTCATGGAGAAGTAGTGGAAATCTTTGAAGACGAAACCAAAACAAAATCTTTGGGAACTTATCCTATGTTACGCCAGCAAACTGTCAAAATGACAAACCAACCAAACTATAGTTTGGCGGATTTTATTGCACCTCAAGATAAAAAGAAAGATGACTATATTGGGTATTTCGCAGTCACCGCGGGACATGGAATCGAAGAATTGGCTAGGACTTATGAGGCCAAACAAGACGATTACAATGCCATTTTGGTCAAAGCCCTTGCTGATAGATTTGCGGAAGCCTTTGCGGAATATATGCACCATAGAACCAGAGAAGACTGGGGATTTGGAAAGGATGAAAATCTAACCAAAGAAGATCTGATTCGTGAAAAATACCGGGGAATCCGGCCCGCTCCTGGTTATCCTGCTTGTCCAGACCATACGGAAAAAAAGAAAATTTGGAAACTCCTGGATGTAGAAAAAAACGCAGGGATCCAACTCACGGAATCCTGTGCGATGTGGCCGGCTAGTAGTGTGAGTGGGTATTATTTTTCCCATCCGGAAGCTCGGTATTTTGCGATTGGGAAAATCAACGAAGACCAAGTGGTGAATTATACAAAGGATAAGGAAATGGAAATTTCTGAAGTAGAACGTTGGTTGTCACCAATTCTGAACTATGATCCATCTCGTAAGTCTAAATCTTAA